The following proteins are encoded in a genomic region of Amphiura filiformis chromosome 18, Afil_fr2py, whole genome shotgun sequence:
- the LOC140139633 gene encoding trace amine-associated receptor 1-like — MFSNNTSDSSPNSPGHLFEPITQTGLICIISSLFVIMIAGISGNLLILLSITRNACLQTPTYALVANLAVLDILNSAVVVPSMIISIIYGSLRKPVPCNIFGPSVYFMSIASLQTMTFISIDRYVAVTDPLKYHLKMTKNVVALILSWTWLLPIIACYVMPFAAELATFYYNDALLLCLAFLRDLRIIIPVSLSSAVIPFAVMLFCYLRIFLIARAHIRKLNAQIPAQLNNNQAPRKSAIKAAKVLLIVTGAFFLCFIPVLLVAACFSFNNGVCTFFPIAYQRACMTLSRLNCLINPIIYGVFNRKMREAFRKLVCQNCSTMPRALAVPSSTEIHP, encoded by the coding sequence ATGTTTTCGAATAACACTTCGGATTCATCACCGAACTCACCGGGACATTTATTTGAACCAATTACTCAAACAGGGCTTATATGTATCATTAGCAGCCTATTCGTCATTATGATCGCAGGTATATCTGGGAACTTACTAATACTGCTTTCTATCACCAGAAATGCATGTTTGCAAACTCCAACATACGCGCTTGTTGCCAACTTAGCAGTTTTAGACATCTTAAATTCTGCCGTCGTTGTACCATCTATGATTATAAGCATTATATATGGATCTCTTCGCAAACCTGTCCCATGTAATATATTTGGCCCGTCAGTATATTTTATGAGTATTGCCAGCCTACAGACAATGACATTTATTTCTATAGATCGATATGTAGCAGTGACAGATCCACTTAAGTATCATTTGAAGATGACGAAAAATGTCGTGGCTTTGATTTTGTCTTGGACCTGGCTTCTGCCCATAATAGCTTGTTACGTCATGCCATTTGCAGCTGAGCTGGCCACTTTTTACTACAACGATGCACTTCTTCTCTGTCTCGCTTTTCTGAGAGACTTACGCATCATCATACCAGTATCCCTCTCTTCAGCAGTTATTCCTTTTGCAGTCATGTTATTCTGTTACTTGCGAATATTTCTTATCGCCAGAGCTCATATCAGGAAGTTAAATGCCCAAATTCCGGCACAACTCAATAATAATCAGGCACCGAGAAAGAGTGCAATAAAAGCAGCAAAGGTGTTACTAATAGTCACGGGAGCCTTCTTTTTATGCTTTATTCCAGTCCTGCTTGTAGCTGCCTGTTTCTCTTTCAACAATGGTGTGTGCACCTTTTTTCCAATAGCATACCAGAGAGCATGCATGACATTAAGCAGACTTAATTGCTTGATCAATCCAATCATCTATGGAGTATTTAATAGAAAAATGCGTGAAGCTTTTCGTAAATTGGTTTGTCAGAACTGTTCCACAATGCCAAGGGCGTTGGCTGTCCCTTCATCAACAGAAATTCATCCCTAA